One Lysobacter enzymogenes DNA segment encodes these proteins:
- a CDS encoding pyridoxal phosphate-dependent aminotransferase, with protein MNPMTDPAPAQSAPRDAFALLKTLAERHRARQDAPGFAGAPLLDLSIGNPDLAPERRWRERLQHYVGRDDLHGYGEFRADLNQRLRERFAAYYQRRFLPAGAPALLDPQRHVIDLLGSKEGIFHSLFACLKPGEAVLMPDPSYTVYQSTARLLGARVELFACDERGQPRLESIRAEQLHGARVLVICSPSNPTGIALSPAKLDEVLDFARRHDLYVLIDRAYAEIAFEPPRGGVLGGAALPAPGALERVLELHSLSKSCGLAGWRIGFAAGAPALVAKIRAAKFNADFGTFLPLQCVAAEMLDELETIAARNSAVYAARMRRFVDGAAALGWRIAPSHGTFFLWAPLPPGFDGDDLDFVEALLDATGVLVAPGSGFGPGGAGRVRIALVQAEAVLDEALRRLRAWPALRRDAAA; from the coding sequence ATGAACCCGATGACCGACCCCGCGCCGGCGCAGTCCGCGCCGCGCGATGCTTTCGCCTTGCTCAAGACCCTGGCCGAGCGCCACCGCGCGCGCCAGGACGCGCCCGGTTTCGCCGGCGCGCCGCTGTTGGACCTGTCGATCGGCAATCCCGATCTCGCCCCCGAGCGGCGCTGGCGCGAACGCCTGCAGCACTACGTCGGCCGCGACGACCTGCACGGCTACGGCGAATTCCGCGCCGACCTCAACCAGCGCCTGCGCGAGCGCTTCGCCGCCTACTACCAGCGCCGCTTCCTGCCGGCCGGCGCGCCGGCGCTGCTGGATCCGCAGCGCCACGTCATCGACTTGCTCGGCTCCAAGGAGGGCATCTTCCACAGCCTGTTCGCCTGCTTGAAGCCCGGCGAGGCGGTGTTGATGCCCGATCCGTCCTACACCGTCTACCAGAGCACCGCGCGTCTGCTCGGCGCGCGGGTGGAACTGTTCGCCTGCGACGAGCGCGGCCAGCCGCGGCTGGAGTCGATCCGCGCCGAGCAACTGCACGGCGCGCGGGTGCTGGTGATCTGCTCGCCGAGCAATCCGACCGGCATCGCGCTGTCGCCGGCCAAGCTCGACGAGGTGCTGGACTTCGCCCGGCGCCACGACCTGTACGTGCTGATCGACCGCGCCTACGCCGAGATCGCGTTCGAGCCGCCGCGCGGCGGCGTGCTCGGCGGCGCCGCGTTGCCGGCGCCGGGCGCACTGGAGCGGGTGCTGGAACTGCACAGCCTGAGCAAATCCTGCGGCCTGGCCGGCTGGCGCATCGGCTTCGCTGCCGGCGCGCCGGCGTTGGTGGCGAAGATCCGCGCGGCCAAGTTCAACGCCGACTTCGGCACCTTCCTGCCGCTGCAATGCGTGGCCGCGGAGATGCTCGACGAGCTGGAAACCATCGCCGCGCGCAACAGCGCCGTCTACGCCGCGCGCATGCGCCGCTTCGTCGACGGCGCCGCCGCGCTGGGTTGGCGGATCGCGCCCTCGCACGGGACCTTCTTCCTGTGGGCGCCGCTGCCGCCGGGTTTCGACGGCGACGATCTGGACTTCGTCGAAGCCCTGCTCGACGCCACCGGCGTGCTGGTCGCTCCCGGCAGCGGCTTCGGCCCGGGCGGCGCGGGCCGGGTGCGGATCGCGCTGGTGCAGGCCGAGGCCGTGCTCGACGAAGCGCTGCGGCGGCTGCGCGCGTGGCCGGCGTTGCGCCGCGACGCGGCGGCCTGA
- a CDS encoding L-tyrosine/L-tryptophan isonitrile synthase family protein, with protein MSGRLDACRSQSVRGAMSDPSVREHAARILAEVMKHRRSPARCACKGALCSDACVRPHLDRVARAVERAQPIVFILPSFPGKSPNPAKVLGPMPDMAERASLTFLNTLCRKIGERHAPGARLILCSDGRVFSDAVGLHEPDVTAYQRGIESIIEELRLEALSTFNLDDLFPGCDFAEMRSRLMARHGRPLDDLRAAVRAGGEARQIYCGITRFLFEDALRPDLGISRTALQKLCRERAYHVVQRSKAWDGLLAGQFPDAVRLSIHPQGCGSGKIGIHMMATADEWLTPWHGVAALANGNFTLIKRREAEAAGAQMVFRDGRPSHYVLRAAPPRHPTGAACGAKESK; from the coding sequence ATGTCGGGGCGACTCGACGCATGTCGAAGCCAGTCAGTGCGAGGCGCCATGTCCGATCCATCCGTTCGCGAACATGCGGCGAGGATACTCGCCGAAGTCATGAAGCATCGGCGCAGTCCGGCGCGGTGCGCCTGCAAGGGCGCGCTGTGTTCCGACGCCTGCGTGCGGCCGCATCTGGATCGCGTCGCCAGGGCGGTGGAGCGTGCGCAGCCGATCGTTTTCATCCTGCCGTCGTTCCCGGGCAAGTCGCCGAACCCGGCCAAGGTGCTCGGCCCGATGCCGGACATGGCCGAGCGCGCATCGCTGACCTTCCTCAATACGCTGTGCCGGAAGATCGGCGAGCGCCATGCGCCCGGTGCGCGGCTGATCCTGTGTTCGGACGGTCGCGTCTTCAGCGACGCGGTCGGACTGCACGAACCGGACGTCACCGCGTACCAGCGCGGAATCGAGTCGATCATCGAAGAACTGCGGCTGGAGGCGCTGAGCACCTTCAACCTGGACGACTTGTTCCCCGGCTGCGACTTCGCCGAGATGCGCTCGCGCCTGATGGCGCGCCACGGCCGGCCGCTCGACGACTTGCGCGCGGCGGTGCGCGCCGGCGGCGAAGCGCGGCAGATCTATTGCGGCATCACCCGCTTCCTGTTCGAGGACGCGCTGCGTCCCGACCTCGGCATCAGCCGCACCGCGCTGCAGAAGCTCTGCCGCGAGCGCGCCTATCACGTGGTGCAGCGGAGCAAGGCCTGGGACGGGCTGCTGGCGGGACAGTTTCCCGATGCGGTGCGGCTGTCGATCCATCCGCAGGGCTGCGGCAGCGGCAAGATCGGCATCCACATGATGGCGACCGCGGACGAATGGCTGACGCCGTGGCACGGCGTCGCCGCGCTGGCGAACGGGAACTTCACCTTGATCAAGCGGCGCGAAGCCGAGGCGGCGGGCGCGCAGATGGTGTTCCGCGACGGCCGGCCGAGCCACTACGTCCTGCGCGCGGCGCCGCCGCGCCACCCCACGGGCGCCGCCTGCGGCGCGAAGGAGTCGAAGTGA
- a CDS encoding TauD/TfdA dioxygenase family protein, with protein MNYQMSPMQPFGLMLRPAGGAVDVRELPIAELREHVRRHRLLALRGFGAFAGAEDFADYCEGWGEVSLWPFGKVLELVEHEAPEDHIFDNKYVPLHWDGMYRKQVPEFQVFHCVSAPAAAQGGRTTFSDTAGALERAAPGLRSLWSRATGVYRRKMEFYDSKTIAPVVTAHPVRGFPVIRYNEPPAADAAGFVNRPDLEFVGVEPDELGEFHRSLHEALYAPQNLYAHAWQDGDVVVTDNYTLLHGREGFVSGAPRHLRRVHVLGDPPLDNPHLVAYE; from the coding sequence GTGAACTACCAGATGTCGCCGATGCAGCCGTTCGGCCTGATGCTGCGGCCCGCGGGCGGCGCGGTCGATGTGCGCGAGCTGCCGATCGCCGAGCTGCGCGAGCACGTTCGCCGCCATCGCCTGCTGGCGCTGCGCGGCTTCGGCGCGTTCGCCGGGGCGGAGGATTTCGCCGACTATTGCGAAGGCTGGGGCGAAGTCAGCCTGTGGCCGTTCGGCAAGGTGCTCGAACTGGTCGAGCACGAGGCGCCCGAGGACCACATCTTCGACAACAAGTACGTGCCGCTGCATTGGGACGGCATGTACCGCAAGCAGGTGCCGGAGTTCCAGGTCTTCCACTGCGTCAGCGCGCCCGCGGCGGCGCAGGGCGGACGCACGACGTTTTCCGACACCGCCGGCGCGCTCGAACGCGCCGCGCCCGGCCTGCGCTCGCTGTGGAGCCGCGCGACCGGGGTCTATCGGCGCAAGATGGAGTTCTACGACAGCAAGACCATCGCGCCGGTGGTGACCGCGCACCCGGTGCGCGGATTCCCGGTGATCCGCTACAACGAGCCGCCCGCCGCCGACGCGGCCGGCTTCGTCAACCGGCCCGACCTGGAGTTCGTCGGCGTCGAGCCGGACGAACTCGGCGAATTCCACCGCAGCCTGCACGAGGCGCTGTACGCGCCGCAGAACCTGTACGCGCACGCCTGGCAGGACGGCGACGTGGTGGTCACCGACAACTACACCCTGCTGCACGGCCGCGAGGGCTTCGTCAGCGGCGCGCCGCGGCACCTGCGCCGCGTGCACGTGCTCGGCGATCCGCCGCTCGACAATCCGCATTTGGTGGCTTACGAATGA
- a CDS encoding FAD-binding protein, with amino-acid sequence MSFDETDIVIAGAGPVGLLCAYLAQRCGLRTAIVDKTAGPLEAGRADALNARTLQLLEIADLFDALYPQGKTCDTSSVWADGAFVSRQSAWWKALDGCFHKHFLMLGQSHLERLLDDRLKALGAPVLRDTAVEQAELGERGCLTRLSDGRTLASRFVIGADGSRSPLREAFGIGFEIRRPQLIWAVIDGVVETDFAKVPEIIVFQAETSDVAWIPREGDLDRFYVRMDTQEFSFEQAVAKINRAMRPHTLRFSEVAWFSRFSVKEAVAERYAVDNRLFLAGDACHIHSVNGGQGLNTGLADAFNLIWKMHLVLRHGAPQSLLASYQDERKPVALGVVETSSQLVHSTKYSSGNTHAQDYVKIVERRAGYITGMGIAYGDAAVDGDAICGKRLLDFMVRRGDALVRVYSLLDYRRFALLLFGDCRAPVGLPAFVQTIRIDAPESPESPELPYPDGMLLVRPDAHIAAAAPGDGGAAILACLDALMQRETVAMA; translated from the coding sequence ATGAGCTTTGACGAGACCGACATCGTCATCGCCGGCGCCGGACCGGTCGGGTTGCTGTGCGCCTACCTCGCGCAGCGCTGCGGCTTGCGCACGGCGATCGTGGACAAGACCGCGGGGCCGCTCGAAGCCGGACGGGCGGACGCGCTCAACGCGCGCACGCTGCAGCTGCTGGAGATCGCCGACCTGTTCGACGCGCTGTACCCGCAGGGCAAGACCTGCGACACCAGTTCGGTGTGGGCCGACGGCGCCTTCGTCTCGCGCCAGTCGGCCTGGTGGAAGGCGCTGGACGGCTGTTTCCACAAGCACTTCCTGATGCTCGGGCAGTCCCACCTGGAACGCTTGCTCGACGACAGGCTGAAAGCGCTGGGCGCGCCGGTGCTGCGCGATACCGCGGTCGAACAGGCCGAACTCGGCGAACGCGGCTGCCTGACGCGGCTGTCGGACGGACGGACGCTCGCATCGCGCTTCGTCATCGGCGCCGACGGCTCGCGCTCGCCGCTGCGCGAGGCCTTCGGCATCGGCTTCGAGATCCGCCGGCCGCAGCTGATCTGGGCGGTGATCGACGGGGTCGTCGAGACCGACTTCGCCAAGGTGCCGGAGATCATCGTGTTCCAGGCGGAGACCTCCGACGTGGCCTGGATTCCGCGCGAGGGCGACCTGGATCGCTTCTACGTACGCATGGACACCCAGGAATTCAGCTTCGAGCAGGCGGTGGCCAAGATCAACCGGGCGATGCGCCCGCACACGCTGCGTTTCAGCGAGGTGGCGTGGTTCTCGCGGTTCTCGGTCAAGGAGGCGGTGGCCGAGCGCTATGCGGTGGACAACCGGCTGTTCCTGGCCGGCGACGCCTGCCATATCCATTCCGTCAACGGCGGCCAAGGCCTCAACACCGGCCTGGCCGATGCGTTCAACCTGATCTGGAAGATGCACCTGGTGTTGCGCCACGGCGCCCCGCAGAGCCTGCTCGCGAGCTACCAGGACGAGCGCAAGCCGGTCGCCCTGGGCGTGGTGGAGACCTCGAGCCAGCTGGTGCATTCGACCAAGTACTCCAGCGGCAATACCCATGCGCAGGACTACGTGAAGATCGTCGAGCGGCGCGCCGGCTACATCACCGGCATGGGCATCGCCTACGGCGACGCCGCCGTCGATGGCGACGCCATCTGCGGCAAGCGCCTGCTGGATTTCATGGTCCGCCGCGGCGACGCCCTGGTGCGGGTCTATTCGTTGCTGGATTACCGGCGCTTCGCCTTGCTGCTGTTCGGCGATTGCCGCGCGCCGGTGGGGTTGCCGGCGTTCGTCCAGACGATCCGGATCGACGCGCCCGAGTCGCCCGAATCGCCCGAGTTGCCGTACCCGGACGGGATGCTCCTGGTCCGGCCCGATGCGCATATCGCCGCGGCCGCGCCCGGCGACGGCGGCGCGGCGATCCTCGCCTGTCTCGATGCGTTGATGCAGCGCGAGACCGTGGCGATGGCCTGA
- a CDS encoding amidohydrolase family protein has translation MPSHRLLALALASALAAPVFAQTPPPAPQDKSGQDADKPAAQLEQDALKPAGTDPARAPAATAKGAAKAGDKDEKKWDVNAAHGPTKTIAFDTDEGTWMDLDVSPDGREIAFSLLGDIYLLPIGGGQAKRISQGPAWDVQPRYSPDGRQIAFTSDRGGGNNLWRMSRDGANPVAVTKEDFRLLNNPAWTPDGQYLIGRKHFTGERSLGAGELWIYHAAAGGGGLQLTKQKNDQQDLGEPAVSPDGRYVYFSEDVTGGPSFQYNKNPHDTIYAIKRLDRQTGKTATVIDTAGGAVRPQPSPDGKSLAFVKRIREKSVLHVLDLASGESRPVWDGLSHDMQEAWAIFGPYANFAWTPDSRSVVIWAQGKLWRVGMADGKPAQIPFSAHVEQTAAQALRFEQKLDAGRFDPKMIRDVATSADGKTLIFHAVGQLWRKRLPDGRPERLTGNDNLYEYQPSFSADGSKLLYTTWSDAALSAIYVTGAGGGGGKRLTQDKGFFYSPRFSPDGRRIVYAKTGGGGLTGSLWSVDRGIYVMSADGGKPTRVAASGESPQFSADGSRVYYLTGGGLKKKLMSVGLNGEDEREVFNLKYVDSISLSPDGKWVAFTELFNAYVAPMMTGTGSVELSRDSKALPVAPVSADVGSYLHWSADSSSLHWMVGNQYHSRALNHAFAFLPGAPASIAKPSAEERGIAVGLEVPVYAPKDTVAFTHARVVTMRDADKAQEVIEDATVVVRGNEIVAVGPSASTAVPAGARSIDASGKTILPGYIDVHAHAAHFGQGVVPQQNWAYYTNLAFGITTMHDPSATTEFVFSESELVKAGKMVGPRVFSTGTILYGADGDFKAVVNSLDDARSHLRRMKANGAFSVKSYNQPRREQHQQINQAARELGMLVVEEGGSTFNHNLPMILDGATGIEHNIPVAPLYKDVVELWRQTDVRNTPTLVVSYGGLSGEYWWYARDNVWEDKKLNRFFPRETLDARSIRRETAPDWDYWHVQVSKSVKKLRDAGIKIQVGGHGQLQGLSANWEIWMLTQGGMSNFEALRAATIDGADYLGLSKSLGSLEPGKKADLVVLNSNPLENIRATIDTRYVMVDGRLFDVDADMAEIGNQAEKAPFFYWQRHRDGRTFGAEYGPTSVCHCPKGHGPHQAHDHDEE, from the coding sequence ATGCCCAGCCACCGCCTGCTCGCCCTCGCGCTCGCCAGCGCGCTCGCCGCTCCGGTCTTCGCCCAGACGCCGCCGCCGGCGCCCCAGGACAAATCAGGCCAGGATGCCGACAAGCCCGCCGCCCAGCTCGAACAGGACGCGCTCAAGCCCGCCGGCACCGACCCGGCGCGCGCGCCGGCGGCGACCGCCAAGGGCGCGGCCAAGGCCGGCGACAAGGACGAGAAGAAGTGGGACGTCAACGCCGCCCACGGCCCGACCAAGACCATCGCCTTCGACACCGACGAAGGCACCTGGATGGACCTGGACGTGTCGCCCGACGGCCGCGAGATCGCCTTCTCCCTGCTCGGCGACATCTACCTGCTGCCGATCGGCGGCGGCCAGGCCAAGCGCATCAGCCAAGGCCCGGCCTGGGACGTGCAGCCGCGCTACTCGCCCGACGGCCGCCAGATCGCGTTCACCTCCGACCGCGGCGGCGGCAACAACCTGTGGCGGATGAGCCGCGACGGCGCCAACCCGGTCGCGGTGACCAAGGAAGACTTCCGCCTGCTCAACAACCCGGCGTGGACGCCCGACGGCCAGTACCTGATCGGCCGCAAGCACTTCACCGGCGAGCGTTCGCTCGGCGCCGGCGAGCTGTGGATCTACCACGCCGCCGCGGGCGGCGGCGGCCTGCAGCTGACCAAGCAGAAGAACGACCAGCAGGACCTCGGCGAGCCGGCGGTGTCGCCGGACGGCCGCTACGTGTACTTTTCCGAGGACGTCACCGGCGGCCCGAGCTTCCAGTACAACAAGAACCCGCACGACACCATCTACGCGATCAAGCGCCTGGACCGCCAGACCGGCAAGACCGCGACGGTGATCGACACCGCCGGCGGCGCGGTGCGCCCGCAGCCCTCGCCCGACGGCAAGTCGCTGGCCTTCGTCAAGCGCATCCGCGAGAAGTCGGTGCTGCACGTGCTCGACCTCGCCAGCGGCGAATCGCGGCCGGTGTGGGACGGGCTCTCGCACGACATGCAGGAAGCCTGGGCGATCTTCGGCCCCTACGCCAATTTCGCCTGGACCCCGGACTCCAGGTCGGTGGTGATCTGGGCGCAGGGCAAGCTGTGGCGCGTGGGCATGGCCGACGGCAAGCCGGCGCAGATTCCGTTCAGCGCCCACGTCGAACAGACCGCGGCGCAGGCGCTGCGCTTCGAACAGAAACTCGACGCCGGCCGCTTCGACCCGAAGATGATCCGCGACGTCGCCACCAGCGCCGACGGCAAGACCCTGATCTTCCACGCGGTCGGCCAGCTGTGGCGCAAGCGCCTGCCCGACGGCCGGCCCGAACGCCTGACCGGCAACGACAACCTCTACGAATACCAACCCAGCTTCAGCGCCGACGGTTCCAAGCTGCTCTACACGACGTGGTCGGACGCCGCGCTCAGCGCGATCTACGTCACCGGCGCGGGCGGCGGCGGCGGCAAGCGCCTGACCCAGGACAAGGGCTTCTTCTACAGCCCGCGCTTCTCGCCGGACGGGCGCCGCATCGTCTACGCCAAGACCGGCGGCGGCGGCCTCACCGGCAGCCTGTGGTCGGTCGACCGCGGCATCTACGTGATGAGCGCCGACGGCGGCAAGCCCACGCGCGTGGCCGCCAGCGGCGAGTCGCCGCAGTTCAGCGCCGACGGCAGCCGCGTGTATTACCTCACCGGCGGCGGGCTGAAGAAGAAGCTGATGTCGGTCGGCTTGAACGGCGAGGACGAGCGCGAAGTCTTCAACCTCAAGTACGTCGATTCGATCAGCCTCAGCCCCGACGGCAAGTGGGTCGCGTTCACCGAACTGTTCAACGCCTATGTCGCGCCGATGATGACCGGCACCGGCTCGGTCGAACTCAGCCGCGACAGCAAGGCGCTGCCGGTGGCGCCGGTCAGCGCCGACGTCGGCAGCTACCTGCACTGGTCGGCCGATTCCAGTTCGCTGCACTGGATGGTCGGCAACCAGTACCACTCGCGCGCGCTCAACCACGCCTTCGCGTTCCTGCCGGGCGCGCCGGCCAGCATCGCCAAGCCGTCGGCCGAGGAGCGCGGCATCGCGGTCGGGCTGGAGGTGCCGGTCTACGCGCCGAAGGACACCGTCGCCTTCACCCACGCGCGGGTGGTGACCATGCGCGATGCGGACAAGGCGCAGGAAGTGATCGAGGACGCGACCGTGGTGGTGCGCGGCAACGAGATCGTCGCGGTCGGTCCGAGCGCGTCGACCGCGGTGCCGGCCGGCGCGCGCAGCATCGACGCCAGCGGCAAGACCATCCTGCCGGGCTACATCGACGTGCACGCGCACGCCGCGCACTTCGGCCAGGGCGTGGTGCCGCAGCAGAACTGGGCGTACTACACCAACCTCGCGTTCGGCATCACCACCATGCACGACCCCTCGGCGACCACCGAATTCGTTTTCTCCGAATCCGAACTGGTCAAGGCCGGCAAGATGGTCGGCCCGCGCGTGTTCTCGACCGGCACGATCCTGTACGGCGCCGACGGCGACTTCAAGGCGGTGGTCAACTCGCTCGACGACGCGCGCAGCCATCTGCGCCGGATGAAGGCCAACGGCGCGTTCTCGGTCAAGAGCTACAACCAGCCGCGGCGCGAGCAGCACCAGCAGATCAACCAGGCCGCGCGCGAGCTCGGCATGCTGGTGGTCGAGGAAGGCGGCTCGACCTTCAACCACAACCTGCCGATGATCCTCGACGGCGCCACCGGCATCGAGCACAACATCCCGGTCGCGCCGCTGTACAAGGACGTGGTCGAGCTGTGGCGGCAGACCGACGTGCGCAACACCCCGACCCTGGTGGTCAGCTACGGCGGCCTGTCGGGCGAATACTGGTGGTACGCGCGCGACAACGTCTGGGAGGACAAGAAGCTCAACCGCTTCTTCCCGCGCGAGACGCTCGACGCGCGCTCGATCCGCCGCGAGACCGCGCCGGATTGGGATTACTGGCATGTGCAGGTGTCCAAGTCGGTCAAGAAGCTGCGCGACGCCGGGATCAAGATCCAGGTCGGCGGCCACGGCCAGTTGCAGGGGCTGTCGGCGAACTGGGAAATCTGGATGCTGACCCAGGGCGGCATGAGCAACTTCGAGGCGCTGCGCGCGGCGACCATCGACGGCGCCGATTACCTCGGCCTGTCTAAGTCGCTGGGCTCGCTGGAGCCGGGCAAGAAGGCCGACCTGGTGGTGCTCAACAGCAATCCGCTGGAAAACATCCGCGCCACCATCGACACCCGCTACGTGATGGTCGACGGGCGTTTGTTCGACGTCGACGCGGACATGGCCGAGATCGGCAACCAGGCCGAGAAGGCGCCGTTCTTCTACTGGCAGCGCCACCGCGACGGCCGCACCTTCGGCGCCGAGTACGGGCCGACCTCGGTCTGCCATTGCCCGAAGGGGCACGGGCCGCACCAGGCGCACGATCACGACGAGGAGTAA
- a CDS encoding DUF6053 domain-containing protein, whose product MAAIGPESVGPEGPPTTAAAPHRGEQDFQPRPAPRAPG is encoded by the coding sequence ATCGCGGCGATCGGACCGGAAAGCGTCGGGCCTGAAGGCCCTCCCACAACAGCGGCGGCCCCGCATCGCGGCGAACAGGACTTCCAGCCCAGGCCCGCACCACGCGCGCCGGGTTAG